The Streptomyces sp. NBC_00569 genomic sequence CGGCGGCCTCGCCCGCTTCCTCGCGCACGACAGCAAGGGCGGCTACACCGTGCGCGTCCTGGACCGGACGCCCGGCGACGAGACCGCCGTCGCGCGCAGGCCCGCCGCCGCACTGCCCGCCGACGTCCAGGTCAAGACCGTGCGGGCCCAGCTCTCCCCCACCGCCTACCACCTGGCCCGCCTCTCCGCGGCCGTCCCGCTCAACCTCGACGTGCTGCGCCTGCTCCAGGAGGGGCTGATCCCCGGGGCGCGGAACTGGCACGTGGCGGAGCTGCTCCTGAGCGGGCTGCTGCGGCGCACGGAGGCCGAGCCGGGCGGGACCGCCGGGCCGGGCGTCGAGCTCGAGTTCGGCGACGGCGTGCGCCGGGAGCTGCTCTCGGACGGGACGCGCGGCGAGACGGCGCGCGCGCTGATGCTCGCCCTGGACCATTTGGCGGTCGCCGCACCGGCGTACGGGGAAGGGGTCGCCCTTCTCCGCGAGCCGGATCGCGCGAGCAGTGTCTCCATGGAAGGCTTACGGCCGTGGATTTCGTCTATTTTGCCCGCTTTCGCGGCCATGGCAGGACCACACGCCACCGCCGCCAGGGAGCTTGAGGCACGCCTCGACGAACCTCCACCTCCGCTGGCCACAACCTCCGGAGAACCCAGCCAGTTAGGCGGTGGGGCCGAGCCCACCGCCCCGCCGGACACCGGCAACGAGGAAAGGGTCGAAGAAGTGAGCGGCTTGCAGTCCACCCAGGCCGGGGCAAGGGGTGACGCGCTGCAGAAGCCGCCCCCCGTCTGGGGCAACGTCCCTCCCCGAAACCGTGCCTTCACCGGCCGCGTCCAGCTCCTGGACGACCTGCACCGCAGGCTCCAGGAAGGAACCACGGCGGTGCTCCCCGAGGCGCTCCAGGGCATGGGCGGCGTCGGGAAGTCCCAGCTCGCGGTCGAGTACGTGTACCGGCATCTGAACGAGTACCAGATCGTGTGGTGGATCCCCGCCGAACAGCCGCAGCAGATCCGGCAGTTCCTCGTCCAGCTGGCCAACCGGCTCGGTCTGAACGTCGGCAGCGGCGAGGCGAACACAGCGGTGCCGGCCGTCATCGAGGCCCTGCGCGTAGGCGAACCGTTCAAGAACTGGCTCCTCATCTTCGACAACGCGGAAGACCCGGAATCCGTGCGGGAGTTCTTCCCGACCAACGGCCCGGGCCGCATCCTCGTCACCTCACGGAACGCGCAGTGGGCCTCGTCGGCACGTCCCCTGGAGGTCGACGTGTTCACCCGCGAGGAAAGCCGTTCGCTGCTCCAGATGAGAGCACCGAACCTGGACAACGCGACCGCGGACCGGCTCGCCGAGACCTTGGGCGACCTGCCGCTCGGCATCGAGCAGGCCGCCGTGTGGCTGGCCGAGACGGGCATGCCCGCGGACGAGTACCTGCGCATGTTCGAGCAGCAGGCCAACGAGCTGATGGTCAGCGACCCGCCGGTGGACTATCCGCTGTCGGTCGCCGCCGCCTGGAACGTGTCCCTGGACCGGCTCCGCAAGAACCACCCGGCGGCTCTTCAACTCCTCCAGATGTGCGCCTTCTTCGCGCCCGAGCCGATCTCCCGGCGGCTGCTCACCGGCGTCCGCGACGCCCCCGTGCCCCCGGAGCTCAGCGCGGCACTCAGTGACCCGATCCGGCTCGGCCGCGCCATCCGCGAGATCAACCGCTACGCGCTGGCGCGCATCAACCACAACACCAACACCATCCAGCTGCACCGCCTGGTCCAGCGCGTCCTCATCAACCAGATGGCGGAGCCGCTGAAGTCGCAGATGCGCGCCGGCGCCCACCGGCTGCTCGCCAGGGACGACGCCGGTGAGCCCAACAAGTCCCACCGGTGGCAGCAGTACGGCGACCTGCTGCCGCACGTCCTCAACAGCAGGGCCGTCGAGTCGACGGACCCGTGGGTGAGGCAACTCGTCCTGAACGAGATCCAGTACATGTACTACTGGGGCGACCACCAGGGCTCCTTGGACCTGGCCAAGGAGACGTACAACACCTGGCGCGAGGCCGACGGGGACACCGCCGAGCACGTACTCAACGCGGCCCGTATCTACACGAACTCCCTGCGCATCCTGGGACGCTACTCGGAGGCGTACGAACTCGATCAGCGGACACTGGCAGGGATGACCGAGGTCCTCGGCCCCGAGCACGAGTCGACGATCGACATCACCAGCATGCTCGCCTGGGACCTGCGGCTGCGCGGCGACTTCCAGGCGGCGCTCGAACTCGACAAGCACGCCTTCGAGACCTGCGAGCGCCTCTTCGGGCCCAACGACCCGTCGACCCTCCTCAGCGCCCACCGGCACGCGCTGAACCTACGGTTCATCGGGCACTTCCGGGCTGCGCTCGCGCTCGACCGCATGACACACAGCCGCAAGGTCGCGGAGCTCGGCGAGAACGCGGTGTCGACGCTGTCGACCATGGCCTCGGTGACGTTCGACCTCCAGGAAGGCGGCGAGTACCTGGCTGCCCGCGACCAGGCGCGCGACGTCGAGGAGCGCTTCCGCAACACCGTCGGCGACACCCATCCGGACACGATCTCCGCAACCAGGATCCTGTCGGTGGCCGAGCGGCGCGCCGGCCAGCACGCCCTTGCCCTGGAGCTGTCCGGCCGGTCTCTCGCCATGTTCCGCACCCGATACGGCGACCTGTACCCGCAGACGGTGAACGCGCTGGCCTCACACGCCATCGACGTACGGCACAGCGGCGACCTCACCCGGGCACTCGAACTCGGGCAGGAGGGGTACGAGGGGTACGAGGCACTGCTCGGCCCGCAGCATCCGCACTCCGTCGCGGGACGCGTCAACCACGCGATCTGTCTGCGCCTGGCCGGGCGGACCGAGGAGGCCCGCGCGAGCAACGTGGACTCGCGGGAGAAGCTGATCGAGCTGATCGGCGTGGACCACCCCAACACACTCTCCTGCACCGCGAATCTCGCCGCCGATCTGTTCGAGCTCGGCGAGATGCAAGCGTCGGTGGAGCTCGCCACGGGTGCGCTCGACCTGTGCCGCACCAAGCTCGGCGTGGACCACCCCATCACCCTCGCCACAGCCCTCAACCTGTCGCTCGGGCTGCGGCAGCTGCGGCGTGACGACGAGGCGGACGAGCTGTACGCCGACACGGCCGAGCGCTACGGGCGCACCCTCGGCGAGGACCACCCGGCGACGACGGCGGCCGCGGACGGCAGGCCGGCGAACTGCGACATCGACCCGCTGCTGATGTGACGCCGCCGAGGTGACGTCGGCAGTATCGACATGACCCCGCCCTGGACACATCCGGGCGAGGTCAGAGCTGTGGCACGCCCGTCGCGGGCTGTGTGATGAGCCCGGGGATCCGCGCCGTCCAGCGGGCCAGTTCCAGCGGGTCGGGCGTCCGCGCGCCGCGGGCCCGCTCCTCCAGGGCGAGCGCCCGCACCAGCTCAGGGCGGTGCAGCAGGGACGTGGCGGTCTCGCCCTCGCCGGACGCCTCCAGGGCGAGACCGAGGCCGACCCACGCCGGGCGGGTGGCGGGGGCGCCGGTCAGGACGGCGCGGTAGCGGTCCACCGCGCGCGCCGCGTTCGCCGGCCCGCCGCGCAGGAGGCACATGTCCGCTTCGAGGAGGTCCGGGGACCGTTCCACGCCGGAGAGCCGCGCAAGGGTGTCCGGGGTGAACGTTCCTGCATCAGCGATGTGCAGCCTCCGTAGTTCACAGCGGAGTTCGGGCTGACGCTGCGGCGGGTCCGCGCGCGGCCGGGACGGCGGCACGGTCACCTCTTCGCCCGGGCCGCCGCCGAGCCGGTGGTCGGCGAGCAGCCGGGTCGCGGCCGGGTCGGGCGCGAGGTTGTGGCTGCACCATGTGGACCGCAGATCGGCCAGTTCGGCCCGCGCCGGGGCGAATGCCTCGGCCGGTACGTCGTCGTCGGCCCACGGGACGGTCTGGCGCGCCATCTCCGTGACGAAGCTGCGGCCCCACGGGGTGAGCCCGGGCTGGCCGGCCAGCGTGCGCAGGGCGATCGCCACCGCGTCGCGCCACACGGCGAACTCGAAGTGCGCGAGGACGGCACGGGGGCCGGCCAGGGCGTGCCGTTCGGTGCGCCAGAAGTCGGCGACGCCGGTGAACGCGTACGTGCCGTGGAGCAGGCCCCACGGCGGGCGCGGGTCGGTACGCCAGGGCGCGTAGAGCAGCGTGTCCTGGCGCGGCCCGCGCGCCGCCCTGTCGACGAGCTGGATCTGGTGGCTCAGACCGTTGAGCACGGAGTGCCGTGACTCGTGGACGAGGGTGACCGCGAAGTCGACGGCGTCGCGCGGCAGGGAGACCAGTGCGCTGCCGAACGCCTCGGCGTACGAGGCGCTGGAGGTGCGGAAGCGGGGCATGCCCGGCAGGGGCACGAGCGAGTTCAGGACGAGCGGCACCGTGCGGGCCGCGTCCGGGTGACGGGCCCCGAGCAGGCGCGCCGCGTCGTGCAGATGCCGCTGCCAGGTGTCCGACTCTCCGTCCGTGAGCGGGGCAGGGG encodes the following:
- the fxsT gene encoding FxSxx-COOH system tetratricopeptide repeat protein, producing MNRSPSHGGVAGDGIGPGAASLAEASPQPHWYEAGEVLWLAAQRWLRLKDARRGRPRPGPSAELPEAPEAERPRPEDLDAPVPELTEEPVEQPAPLTGPSAQDPDPGGHVDSLLMSLGNGFALDRSREIEKALNPLKRRISSRSQVFLNEEATAELHAETGMWLPQLEPGQERWLTVTLLVDSGDSMRLWSHTAQRLAETLHCSGAFRDVRTVRWQEDGSGGEGAAGTDGRHLVLVLTDLHADHWGDGSARRRLARWARTMPVAIVHVLPEHVWARAGTRTSSLKLTSPRPASPNSAWTAEPVGLVMPTADLSETDACDGVRLPVVTLTPEGIGGLARFLAHDSKGGYTVRVLDRTPGDETAVARRPAAALPADVQVKTVRAQLSPTAYHLARLSAAVPLNLDVLRLLQEGLIPGARNWHVAELLLSGLLRRTEAEPGGTAGPGVELEFGDGVRRELLSDGTRGETARALMLALDHLAVAAPAYGEGVALLREPDRASSVSMEGLRPWISSILPAFAAMAGPHATAARELEARLDEPPPPLATTSGEPSQLGGGAEPTAPPDTGNEERVEEVSGLQSTQAGARGDALQKPPPVWGNVPPRNRAFTGRVQLLDDLHRRLQEGTTAVLPEALQGMGGVGKSQLAVEYVYRHLNEYQIVWWIPAEQPQQIRQFLVQLANRLGLNVGSGEANTAVPAVIEALRVGEPFKNWLLIFDNAEDPESVREFFPTNGPGRILVTSRNAQWASSARPLEVDVFTREESRSLLQMRAPNLDNATADRLAETLGDLPLGIEQAAVWLAETGMPADEYLRMFEQQANELMVSDPPVDYPLSVAAAWNVSLDRLRKNHPAALQLLQMCAFFAPEPISRRLLTGVRDAPVPPELSAALSDPIRLGRAIREINRYALARINHNTNTIQLHRLVQRVLINQMAEPLKSQMRAGAHRLLARDDAGEPNKSHRWQQYGDLLPHVLNSRAVESTDPWVRQLVLNEIQYMYYWGDHQGSLDLAKETYNTWREADGDTAEHVLNAARIYTNSLRILGRYSEAYELDQRTLAGMTEVLGPEHESTIDITSMLAWDLRLRGDFQAALELDKHAFETCERLFGPNDPSTLLSAHRHALNLRFIGHFRAALALDRMTHSRKVAELGENAVSTLSTMASVTFDLQEGGEYLAARDQARDVEERFRNTVGDTHPDTISATRILSVAERRAGQHALALELSGRSLAMFRTRYGDLYPQTVNALASHAIDVRHSGDLTRALELGQEGYEGYEALLGPQHPHSVAGRVNHAICLRLAGRTEEARASNVDSREKLIELIGVDHPNTLSCTANLAADLFELGEMQASVELATGALDLCRTKLGVDHPITLATALNLSLGLRQLRRDDEADELYADTAERYGRTLGEDHPATTAAADGRPANCDIDPLLM
- a CDS encoding HEXXH motif domain-containing protein, with product MLTRHHVSVADLEAIATGRITAPTGTRIAAAERSRRMLMLRALAAAERETEESAGPLPPLAHAFELLARAEALDPHAVASVLRHPPVGVWAVRLLGRLQGGVAGPRPGEPPLWREAGYAHALAAAAALRAGLPARVRLPAWAGKVILPTVGHAVLDDAPGDHDVATLETDGRGPARVTLGPHTLELPADPHLRAPGWHPARLLSWTPREPGPAVLLDDADPYRDFRSPWPPPAPLTDGESDTWQRHLHDAARLLGARHPDAARTVPLVLNSLVPLPGMPRFRTSSASYAEAFGSALVSLPRDAVDFAVTLVHESRHSVLNGLSHQIQLVDRAARGPRQDTLLYAPWRTDPRPPWGLLHGTYAFTGVADFWRTERHALAGPRAVLAHFEFAVWRDAVAIALRTLAGQPGLTPWGRSFVTEMARQTVPWADDDVPAEAFAPARAELADLRSTWCSHNLAPDPAATRLLADHRLGGGPGEEVTVPPSRPRADPPQRQPELRCELRRLHIADAGTFTPDTLARLSGVERSPDLLEADMCLLRGGPANAARAVDRYRAVLTGAPATRPAWVGLGLALEASGEGETATSLLHRPELVRALALEERARGARTPDPLELARWTARIPGLITQPATGVPQL